Proteins encoded by one window of Betaproteobacteria bacterium:
- a CDS encoding acetolactate synthase 3 catalytic subunit, with protein sequence MTTPGVRSQTELSGAEIIVRCLQEEGIQYIFGYPGGAVLPLYDAIFQQDKVKHILVRHEQAAVHAADAYARSTDKVGVALVTSGPGVTNAVTGIATAYMDSIPLVMLTGQVPTHAIGEDAFQEVDTVGITRPCVKHNFLVKDVRDIALTIKKAFYVARTGRPGPVLVDFPKDITQQKTTFHYPEHVSMRSYNPVVKGHSGQIKKAVQLLMQAKRPMIYTGGGVIQGGASAELTQFVRTLGYPCTNTLMGLGGYPATDPLFVGMLGMHGTYEANMAMQNCDVLLAVGARFDDRVIGNPKHFHQEGRQIIQIDIDPSSISKRVKADIPIVGHVVEVLQEMNRLLAASADKPVKENLDAWWAQIGSWRGRDCLKFDRTSPLIKPQFVLEKLYELTKGELFLTSDVGQHQMWAAQFYKFNKPRRWINSGGLGTMGVGIPYAMGVKLAHPNADVACVTGEASVMMCIQELSTCKQYRLPIKVLNLNNRYMGMVRQWQEFFHGNRYAESYMDALPDFVKLAEAFGHVGMRIDKPADVEPALREAFARKDDLVFMDIVTDQTENVFPMIPGGKGLSEMILV encoded by the coding sequence ATGACCACGCCGGGAGTGAGATCTCAGACCGAGTTGAGCGGTGCCGAGATCATTGTGCGCTGCCTTCAGGAAGAGGGCATCCAGTACATTTTTGGGTACCCCGGTGGGGCTGTATTACCGCTCTACGACGCGATTTTTCAGCAGGACAAGGTCAAGCACATCCTGGTGCGCCATGAGCAGGCCGCCGTGCATGCTGCGGACGCCTATGCCCGCAGCACCGATAAGGTCGGCGTCGCCCTGGTGACCTCCGGCCCTGGTGTGACCAACGCGGTGACCGGCATCGCCACCGCCTACATGGATTCCATTCCCCTGGTCATGCTTACGGGCCAAGTGCCCACCCACGCCATAGGCGAGGATGCGTTCCAGGAAGTCGATACGGTGGGCATTACCCGGCCTTGCGTGAAGCACAACTTCCTGGTCAAGGACGTGCGGGACATCGCATTAACCATCAAGAAGGCCTTCTACGTGGCCAGGACCGGCCGCCCCGGACCCGTGTTGGTGGACTTCCCGAAGGACATCACCCAGCAAAAAACCACCTTCCATTATCCCGAACACGTATCGATGCGCTCCTACAACCCGGTGGTGAAGGGTCATAGCGGGCAAATCAAGAAGGCCGTGCAACTCCTCATGCAGGCCAAGCGCCCGATGATTTACACGGGCGGCGGCGTGATCCAGGGCGGGGCTTCCGCGGAACTCACCCAGTTCGTGCGTACTCTGGGCTATCCGTGTACGAACACCTTGATGGGCCTGGGCGGATATCCGGCCACGGATCCTTTGTTCGTGGGCATGCTCGGCATGCACGGCACCTACGAAGCCAACATGGCCATGCAGAACTGCGACGTGTTGCTGGCCGTGGGCGCGCGCTTCGACGACCGCGTAATCGGCAACCCCAAGCACTTCCACCAGGAAGGCCGCCAGATCATCCAGATCGATATCGACCCTTCCTCCATCTCCAAGCGCGTCAAGGCCGATATCCCCATCGTGGGCCACGTGGTGGAGGTGTTGCAAGAGATGAACCGCTTACTGGCCGCCTCCGCGGACAAACCCGTGAAGGAGAACCTCGATGCCTGGTGGGCGCAAATCGGCTCCTGGCGTGGCCGCGACTGCCTCAAGTTCGACCGTACCTCGCCCCTCATCAAGCCTCAGTTCGTGCTGGAAAAACTCTACGAGCTCACCAAGGGGGAGTTATTCCTCACCTCCGACGTCGGCCAGCATCAGATGTGGGCCGCGCAATTCTATAAATTCAACAAGCCGCGCCGGTGGATCAACTCCGGCGGGCTCGGTACCATGGGCGTGGGTATTCCCTACGCCATGGGTGTCAAGCTTGCGCATCCGAACGCGGATGTGGCCTGCGTGACCGGCGAAGCCAGCGTCATGATGTGCATCCAGGAACTGTCCACCTGCAAACAGTACCGGCTGCCCATCAAGGTTCTCAATCTGAACAACCGCTACATGGGCATGGTGCGGCAGTGGCAGGAATTCTTCCACGGCAACCGCTACGCCGAATCCTATATGGATGCGCTTCCAGACTTCGTGAAGCTCGCCGAAGCCTTCGGGCACGTGGGCATGCGTATCGACAAACCGGCCGATGTGGAACCGGCGCTACGCGAGGCCTTCGCGCGCAAGGACGACCTCGTATTCATGGACATCGTGACGGACCAGACTGAGAACGTTTTTCCCATGATCCCGGGCGGCAAAGGGCTGTCCGAGATGATTCTCGTGTAA
- a CDS encoding inositol monophosphatase family protein, with product MNLAQARLAGWLSSSALPSAPSSLVFQVSGLVRQVAAREIMPRYLNVASQRKVDGSLCTDADIATQDALKRGLRAICLLPVVAEEMSEDDQVEQWLAGEEGLWCVDPIDGTSNFVNGIPYFAISVALMRRGKSVLGVVYDPVSGELFHAERGGGAFLGAQRLSLKGQTPALRGAMANVDFKRLGSKISRELVSAPPYMSQRNYGAGTLEWCYLAAGRFDLYLHGGQKLWDYAAGSLILEEAGGCMCTLDQDEFDSGSPWKRSIVATHSPALFAPWRDWVRAHR from the coding sequence ATGAACCTCGCACAAGCTAGGTTAGCCGGCTGGCTATCGTCTTCCGCCCTTCCTTCCGCACCCTCCTCCCTCGTATTTCAAGTGAGCGGCCTGGTCCGGCAGGTGGCCGCGCGCGAGATCATGCCGCGCTATTTGAATGTTGCCTCCCAGCGAAAAGTGGACGGAAGCCTGTGTACCGATGCCGACATCGCGACGCAGGATGCGCTCAAGCGGGGTCTGAGGGCAATTTGCCTGCTACCCGTGGTGGCGGAAGAGATGTCCGAAGACGATCAAGTGGAGCAATGGTTGGCGGGCGAGGAGGGACTGTGGTGTGTGGATCCCATTGACGGCACCTCGAATTTCGTCAACGGAATCCCCTATTTCGCCATATCGGTAGCCTTGATGCGCAGGGGCAAGAGCGTGTTGGGGGTGGTCTACGATCCGGTGTCCGGCGAGTTATTCCATGCCGAGCGCGGCGGCGGCGCCTTCCTGGGCGCCCAGCGTCTATCCTTGAAGGGACAAACTCCGGCGCTTCGTGGCGCCATGGCCAACGTGGATTTCAAGCGCCTGGGCAGCAAGATCTCGCGGGAGTTGGTGAGCGCCCCGCCCTACATGAGCCAGCGAAACTATGGCGCCGGAACCTTGGAATGGTGCTACTTGGCGGCCGGCCGCTTCGATCTGTACCTGCACGGCGGGCAGAAACTGTGGGATTACGCCGCCGGATCGCTGATCCTAGAGGAGGCCGGAGGGTGCATGTGCACCCTGGATCAAGATGAGTTCGATTCGGGCAGTCCATGGAAGCGCTCCATCGTCGCCACCCACAGCCCGGCACTTTTCGCGCCTTGGCGCGATTGGGTGCGCGCTCACCGCTGA
- a CDS encoding 16S rRNA (uracil(1498)-N(3))-methyltransferase, producing MARPLDSGKRVPRFFCEAPLSSGMLRELPAAAAHHAARVLRLKADDTVKLFCGDDTEWHGVITGIERDRVWVRVIQAELRGVESPLYIALAQGMSSREKMDLTLQKATELGISEIFPIVTQRSVIKLSDERAGRRVEHWQGVVSAACEQCGRNKIPVIHGVQRFDRWLAALPRTSPDLRLLLSPAGSIRLKDIAPPSRILLLVGPEGGLTPEEREPAQGFGFQAMVLGPRVLRTETAALAAVAAMHALWGDF from the coding sequence ATGGCAAGACCTCTTGACTCCGGCAAACGCGTTCCCCGTTTCTTCTGCGAAGCCCCTTTGTCCTCGGGCATGCTGCGCGAACTACCGGCCGCCGCGGCGCATCACGCCGCGAGGGTGTTGCGCTTGAAGGCGGACGACACCGTGAAGCTCTTTTGCGGGGACGATACCGAGTGGCATGGCGTCATCACCGGAATTGAACGCGATCGCGTCTGGGTGCGCGTGATTCAAGCCGAGCTCCGCGGCGTGGAATCCCCGCTCTATATCGCGCTCGCTCAAGGCATGAGCAGCCGCGAGAAGATGGATCTCACCTTGCAGAAGGCCACGGAACTCGGGATCAGCGAGATCTTTCCCATCGTCACCCAGCGCAGCGTGATAAAATTGAGTGACGAGCGCGCTGGCCGCCGGGTGGAGCATTGGCAGGGCGTGGTGTCGGCGGCCTGCGAGCAATGCGGCCGTAACAAGATACCGGTCATCCACGGCGTGCAACGCTTCGATCGATGGCTGGCGGCGTTACCTAGAACTTCGCCCGATCTTCGCTTGCTCTTGTCCCCGGCCGGCAGTATCCGCCTGAAGGACATTGCGCCGCCAAGCCGGATCTTGTTGTTGGTGGGGCCCGAAGGCGGTCTCACGCCGGAGGAACGAGAACCCGCGCAAGGCTTCGGCTTTCAAGCGATGGTGCTCGGGCCCCGTGTATTGCGCACGGAGACCGCCGCCCTGGCGGCCGTGGCCGCCATGCACGCGCTTTGGGGAGATTTCTGA
- a CDS encoding 3-hydroxyacyl-CoA dehydrogenase: MEIRNSTYVVTGGGSGLGGATAEMIVANGGNVVIADIKGEELAGKLGPNARFCTTDVTNEEQAKAAMAMALKEFGALHGLVNCAGIAVGEKTIGKDGPHALASFTRVIQVNLIGTFNMIRLAADAMAKQAPNAAGERGVIVNTASVAAYDGQIGQAAYSASKGGVVGMTLPIARDLARSGIRVVTIAPGIFETPMLMGMPPEIQESLGKQVPFPSRLGKPREYAALVRHIFENEMLNGETIRLDGAIRMGPK; this comes from the coding sequence ATGGAAATTCGCAATAGTACGTATGTCGTAACGGGCGGAGGCTCTGGCTTAGGCGGCGCCACGGCCGAAATGATCGTGGCTAATGGTGGCAATGTAGTGATCGCCGACATAAAAGGCGAGGAGCTCGCGGGCAAACTTGGTCCCAATGCGCGTTTTTGTACCACCGATGTCACCAATGAAGAGCAGGCCAAGGCCGCTATGGCCATGGCACTCAAGGAATTTGGCGCGCTGCATGGCTTAGTCAATTGCGCGGGCATCGCGGTGGGGGAAAAGACGATCGGCAAGGACGGCCCGCACGCGCTCGCTTCCTTCACCCGCGTCATCCAAGTCAATTTGATCGGCACCTTCAACATGATCCGCCTGGCGGCCGATGCCATGGCCAAGCAGGCGCCCAACGCCGCGGGCGAGCGCGGCGTCATCGTCAACACCGCTTCCGTTGCGGCCTACGACGGCCAGATCGGGCAGGCGGCGTATTCTGCCTCCAAGGGCGGCGTGGTGGGCATGACCTTGCCCATCGCCCGCGATCTGGCGCGCAGTGGTATTCGGGTCGTCACCATCGCCCCCGGCATCTTCGAGACTCCCATGCTGATGGGCATGCCGCCGGAAATCCAGGAATCCCTCGGCAAACAAGTTCCATTTCCTTCGCGCTTGGGTAAACCAAGGGAGTATGCCGCCCTGGTGCGGCACATTTTCGAGAATGAAATGCTCAATGGCGAAACCATCCGGCTGGATGGGGCGATACGGATGGGACCCAAGTAA
- a CDS encoding amino-acid N-acetyltransferase → MIDHSQFVSWFRSAAPYIHAFRGRTFVVAFGGEVVAGGNFTALTRDFNLLASLGVRLVLVHGSRAQIERRLSRKSTRFVRGMRVTDDKVLVVVKEENGRLRTEIEALLSMGIANAPMADTRLKVAGGNFVVARPVGVLDGVDMLHTGEVRKIDTGAIRGRLDSGEVVLISPLGYSPTGEVFNLGFEEVATETAIALAADKLIFLVDGPQAGRGAWRELAATQAERLIAHADATQTLKLAVRACRNQVERVHFVSREADGGLLLELFTHEGVGTMITQDPLERLRQATIEDAGGILRLIEPMEADGTLVKRNRERLETEIGRFTVLEHDRMIVGCAALYPFNGAKAGELACLAVHAEHQGGGAGERLLRHVEDLAKKQGLRRLFVLTTKTAHWFAERGFSESAVAELPPEKKSLYNLQRRSKVLAKKLA, encoded by the coding sequence ATGATCGATCATTCCCAATTCGTCTCCTGGTTCCGCTCGGCGGCACCCTATATCCACGCCTTTCGGGGACGCACCTTCGTGGTGGCGTTCGGGGGCGAGGTGGTGGCGGGCGGCAACTTCACGGCGCTGACGCGTGACTTTAATCTCCTGGCCAGCCTGGGTGTGCGCTTGGTGCTGGTACACGGTTCGCGCGCACAAATAGAACGCCGCCTTTCCCGGAAGAGCACTCGCTTCGTACGCGGAATGCGGGTGACGGACGACAAGGTGCTGGTTGTCGTGAAGGAGGAGAACGGCCGGCTGCGCACGGAAATCGAGGCCCTGCTTTCCATGGGCATCGCCAACGCGCCCATGGCGGACACGCGGCTCAAGGTGGCCGGAGGAAATTTCGTGGTGGCGCGGCCGGTGGGCGTGCTGGACGGGGTGGATATGCTTCACACCGGCGAGGTGCGCAAGATCGACACCGGTGCGATCCGCGGCCGGCTGGATTCGGGCGAAGTGGTCTTGATCTCGCCCTTGGGTTACTCCCCCACGGGCGAAGTCTTCAACCTCGGCTTCGAGGAAGTGGCAACCGAAACAGCCATCGCGCTGGCCGCCGACAAGTTGATTTTCCTGGTGGACGGACCCCAGGCCGGCCGGGGCGCATGGAGAGAGTTGGCGGCCACACAGGCCGAACGGCTTATAGCCCACGCGGACGCCACCCAAACACTGAAACTCGCCGTCCGGGCTTGCCGCAACCAAGTGGAGAGAGTGCATTTCGTCAGCCGGGAAGCCGATGGCGGCTTGTTGCTCGAACTCTTCACCCACGAAGGCGTGGGCACCATGATTACCCAGGATCCATTGGAACGCTTACGCCAAGCGACCATAGAGGATGCCGGGGGTATTCTGCGCTTGATCGAACCCATGGAAGCCGACGGTACCCTGGTCAAGCGCAACCGCGAACGCTTGGAAACCGAGATTGGCCGCTTCACCGTGCTGGAACACGACCGCATGATCGTGGGGTGCGCCGCGCTCTATCCATTTAATGGCGCCAAAGCCGGCGAACTGGCCTGCCTAGCCGTGCATGCGGAGCATCAAGGCGGCGGTGCGGGCGAAAGACTGCTGCGGCATGTCGAGGATCTGGCCAAGAAACAAGGCTTGCGCCGTTTATTCGTGCTCACCACCAAGACCGCGCATTGGTTCGCGGAGCGCGGATTTAGCGAGTCCGCCGTCGCGGAGCTTCCGCCCGAAAAAAAGTCACTCTATAACCTGCAGCGGCGTTCCAAGGTATTGGCGAAGAAGCTCGCCTAA